In a genomic window of Desulfobotulus mexicanus:
- a CDS encoding microcin C ABC transporter permease YejB, producing the protein MTSYIIRRLLLIIPTLLGILTINFFVIQAAPGGPVEQMLHQLEGDGPGLTSRVSGVGSSELMGSQTASADSRDSRYRGSQGLDPELVERIEAMYGFDQPLLSRYFKMLWDFARFDFGESFFRSTSVLSLIGEKLPVSISLGLWSTLIIYLISIPLGIVKALRHGSRFDVWTSTLIVLGNAVPVFLFAVLLVVLFAGGAWLQIFPLRGLTSPHFADLSLWGKMADYAWHLALPVTSLVIGGFATLTLLTKNAFLDEIHKQYVTTARAKGLCERKILAGHVFRNAMLIVIAGFPAAFVAMFFTGSLLVEVIFSLDGLGLLGFEATLGRDYPVMFGTLYIFTLLGLLLNLLSDITYSLVDPRIDFESRG; encoded by the coding sequence ATGACATCCTATATCATACGCAGGCTGCTGCTTATTATTCCCACCCTGCTGGGTATCCTGACCATTAACTTCTTTGTGATTCAGGCGGCTCCCGGTGGTCCTGTGGAGCAGATGCTACATCAGCTGGAAGGGGATGGTCCTGGGCTTACATCCAGAGTCTCCGGTGTTGGCAGTTCGGAGCTTATGGGCAGCCAGACCGCATCTGCAGACAGCAGGGATTCCCGTTACCGGGGAAGTCAGGGACTGGACCCGGAGCTGGTGGAGCGTATTGAAGCCATGTATGGCTTTGATCAGCCTCTTCTTAGCCGTTATTTTAAAATGCTCTGGGATTTTGCCCGCTTTGATTTCGGAGAAAGTTTTTTTCGCAGTACTTCTGTGCTATCGCTGATCGGAGAAAAACTGCCGGTGTCTATTTCTCTGGGTCTCTGGAGCACCCTCATCATTTATCTGATTTCCATCCCTCTTGGCATTGTCAAGGCCCTGCGCCATGGCTCCCGATTTGACGTCTGGACCTCAACCCTCATTGTGCTGGGCAATGCCGTGCCGGTTTTTCTGTTTGCCGTACTTCTGGTGGTTCTTTTTGCTGGGGGGGCATGGCTGCAGATTTTTCCCCTGAGGGGACTCACATCCCCGCATTTTGCTGATCTTTCCCTCTGGGGCAAGATGGCAGATTACGCATGGCATCTGGCCCTGCCCGTTACTTCCCTTGTAATCGGCGGTTTTGCCACCCTGACCCTTCTTACTAAAAATGCCTTTCTGGATGAAATACACAAGCAGTATGTCACAACGGCAAGGGCCAAGGGACTCTGTGAAAGAAAAATTCTTGCGGGGCATGTCTTCCGCAATGCCATGCTCATTGTTATAGCCGGTTTTCCTGCGGCCTTTGTTGCCATGTTCTTTACGGGCTCCCTTTTGGTTGAGGTGATTTTTTCCCTGGACGGACTGGGGCTTCTGGGCTTTGAAGCCACGCTGGGTCGAGATTATCCTGTCATGTTCGGAACCCTTTATATCTTTACCCTTCTGGGGCTTCTTCTGAATCTTCTCAGTGACATTACCTATTCTCTGGTTGATCCGAGAATTGACTTTGAAAGCAGGGGGTAG
- a CDS encoding ABC transporter permease: MGIMVRLGPVGQRRWQRFRRNGRGFYSLWIFAFLFFLTLGAEFVANDRPLYVHYGGEHFFPVFASYPETRFGGVFETTAVYRDPFVQELIKKDGFMVWPLIPFSYETVSLGRMDAFPAPPSPANWLGTDDQGRDVLARLIYGFRVSVLFGLCLAGLGSAIGICVGAVQGYFGGWVDLAGQRMVEIWSGLPILYLLILLSSVVTPDFWWLLGIMLLFGWMSLVGVVRAEFLRGRNLEYVRAARALGMGHGRIMYQHILPNAMVAALTFLPFQVSAAIGSLTALDFLGFGLPPGSPSLGELLAQGKANLHAPWLGIAAFTVLALLLSLLVFIGEAVRDAFDPRLEG, from the coding sequence ATGGGAATAATGGTGCGCCTTGGGCCTGTGGGGCAGCGGCGCTGGCAGAGATTCCGCAGAAATGGTAGGGGGTTTTATTCCCTCTGGATTTTTGCTTTTCTTTTTTTTCTTACCCTGGGCGCTGAATTTGTGGCCAATGACAGGCCCCTTTATGTGCATTATGGTGGGGAACATTTTTTTCCTGTTTTTGCTTCCTACCCGGAAACCCGCTTTGGCGGTGTCTTTGAAACCACAGCCGTTTACAGGGATCCCTTTGTTCAGGAGCTGATAAAAAAAGATGGCTTTATGGTCTGGCCTCTGATTCCCTTTTCCTATGAAACCGTGAGTCTCGGTCGCATGGATGCCTTTCCTGCTCCGCCTTCCCCGGCAAACTGGCTGGGAACCGATGATCAGGGCAGGGATGTGCTTGCAAGGCTGATTTACGGGTTTCGGGTATCTGTCCTTTTCGGACTCTGCCTTGCCGGTCTGGGATCGGCCATAGGTATTTGTGTGGGGGCCGTGCAGGGGTATTTCGGCGGATGGGTTGATCTGGCGGGGCAGCGCATGGTGGAAATATGGTCCGGCCTGCCCATTCTCTATCTTCTGATTCTTCTTTCCAGTGTGGTAACGCCGGATTTCTGGTGGCTTCTGGGAATCATGCTGCTCTTTGGCTGGATGAGCCTTGTGGGTGTGGTGCGGGCGGAGTTTCTGCGGGGGAGAAACCTTGAGTATGTGCGTGCTGCAAGAGCCTTAGGGATGGGCCATGGCCGCATCATGTATCAGCACATTCTTCCCAATGCCATGGTGGCGGCTTTAACCTTTCTTCCCTTTCAGGTGAGTGCTGCCATCGGCTCCCTCACGGCCCTGGATTTTCTTGGTTTCGGTCTTCCGCCTGGTTCCCCTTCTCTGGGAGAGCTTCTGGCACAGGGCAAGGCCAACCTCCATGCTCCCTGGTTGGGTATTGCCGCATTCACTGTACTGGCACTCCTGCTCAGCCTTCTGGTTTTTATCGGTGAAGCAGTTCGGGATGCCTTTGATCCCAGACTGGAGGGGTGA
- a CDS encoding ABC transporter ATP-binding protein: MDEPLLCIRNLKISFHRRDAAPLEGVCGVDLDIFAGETLGLVGASGSGKSLTAHAVMRLLPPSPGCRITGNIHFQKEDVLAMAPPAIQGLRGNRISMIFQEPMTALNPLHRVGRQIGEVIRVHEGPQSKARLRQRVLELLDQVGIPEPERRMHAWPHELSGGQRQRVMIAMAIANHPDLLIADEPTTALDVTVQAQILELLSRLQKEMGMAMLLITHDLGVVRHVTSRMAVMEGGRIVETGETEKIFAEGGKALCTQSLLQAERLTPPVPAEEDAPSVLEARSLGVRFPLKTGLFRKKRWFNAVAEASFCLKRGQTLGVVGESGSGKTSLGLAVMRLLQSEGDIYLNGKPLHGLSQRELRPLRRRFQVVFQDPFASLSPRMAVGDIVAEGLVVHGMGDVRQREERVVRALEEVGLNPEVRFRYPHEFSGGQRQRIAIARALVLDPEVLVLDEPTSSLDRAVQFQVLALLRSLQESRGLAYLFISHDLKVIRAISHHILVMKDGHIVESGEAAVIFDQPQESYTRRLLSAALA, from the coding sequence ATGGATGAACCGCTTCTTTGTATTCGTAATCTTAAAATATCCTTTCACCGCAGGGATGCGGCACCCCTTGAGGGCGTCTGCGGGGTGGATCTGGATATCTTCGCAGGAGAAACCTTAGGCCTTGTGGGAGCTTCTGGCTCGGGAAAATCCCTGACCGCCCATGCCGTCATGCGACTGCTGCCACCTTCTCCGGGATGCCGTATTACAGGGAACATTCATTTTCAAAAAGAGGATGTGCTGGCCATGGCACCCCCTGCCATTCAGGGTCTTAGGGGAAACCGGATTTCCATGATATTTCAGGAGCCCATGACAGCCCTGAATCCCCTGCACCGGGTGGGCAGGCAGATCGGAGAGGTGATCCGTGTTCATGAAGGGCCGCAGTCAAAGGCCCGGTTGCGGCAGCGGGTGCTGGAGCTGCTGGATCAGGTGGGGATACCGGAACCAGAGCGCCGTATGCATGCCTGGCCCCATGAGCTTTCCGGAGGCCAGAGGCAGAGGGTGATGATTGCCATGGCCATTGCCAATCATCCGGATCTGCTCATTGCCGATGAACCCACCACCGCTCTGGATGTTACGGTTCAGGCCCAGATTCTGGAACTGCTCAGCCGTCTGCAAAAGGAGATGGGGATGGCCATGCTGCTCATTACCCATGATCTGGGGGTGGTGCGCCATGTTACGTCCCGCATGGCCGTGATGGAGGGGGGCCGGATTGTGGAAACGGGGGAAACGGAAAAGATATTTGCAGAAGGGGGGAAAGCCCTCTGTACCCAAAGTCTGTTGCAGGCGGAAAGGCTAACTCCACCGGTTCCTGCCGAAGAAGATGCTCCTTCAGTGCTGGAAGCACGCAGCCTTGGGGTCCGGTTTCCCCTTAAGACAGGCCTTTTCAGAAAAAAAAGATGGTTTAATGCCGTTGCAGAGGCTTCTTTTTGCTTAAAGCGGGGACAGACCCTTGGTGTTGTGGGGGAGTCAGGATCGGGAAAAACCAGCCTTGGCCTTGCGGTGATGCGTCTTCTGCAGTCCGAAGGGGATATTTATCTTAATGGAAAGCCCCTGCACGGACTTTCCCAGCGGGAGCTAAGGCCTTTGCGTCGCCGATTTCAGGTTGTGTTTCAGGATCCCTTTGCCAGCCTCAGCCCCCGTATGGCCGTTGGTGATATTGTGGCTGAAGGCCTTGTGGTGCACGGGATGGGGGATGTCCGTCAGCGGGAAGAGAGGGTGGTGAGGGCTCTGGAGGAAGTGGGCCTGAACCCTGAGGTCCGGTTCCGTTATCCCCATGAATTTTCAGGCGGGCAGCGCCAGCGCATTGCCATTGCAAGGGCCCTTGTGCTGGACCCTGAAGTGCTGGTGCTGGATGAACCCACCTCTTCTCTGGACAGGGCCGTGCAGTTTCAGGTACTGGCATTGCTGCGCAGTCTGCAGGAAAGCCGGGGTCTTGCTTATCTTTTTATCTCCCATGACCTCAAGGTGATACGGGCCATCAGTCATCATATTCTGGTGATGAAGGACGGGCATATCGTGGAAAGCGGTGAGGCTGCGGTCATTTTTGATCAGCCACAGGAGTCCTATACCCGGCGGCTTCTGTCTGCGGCTCTGGCTTAG
- a CDS encoding TetR/AcrR family transcriptional regulator — translation MREVSISRIDRQDKYQRILRAGISVFARRGVFRATISEIAREAGVADGTIYLYFKNKDDILARFFEGRTEEIFARFRKAIDEADTARDKLFRLISSHMEAFQEDREMAVVFQAETRKIHAMACHVNDISARYRDLIAEIIEDGQAEGIIRKDLYIALVKRFILGAVDEVVNTWVLAEGKYDLVSMAEPLVDLFLRGIGSASEE, via the coding sequence ATGAGGGAGGTTTCTATTTCTCGGATCGACAGACAGGACAAATATCAGCGTATTTTGAGGGCTGGCATTAGCGTTTTTGCAAGGCGGGGAGTTTTTCGCGCCACCATATCTGAAATTGCCAGGGAAGCTGGTGTGGCTGATGGTACCATTTATCTCTATTTTAAGAACAAAGACGATATTCTGGCCCGTTTTTTTGAAGGCAGGACCGAAGAGATCTTTGCACGTTTCCGCAAGGCCATTGATGAGGCGGATACGGCAAGGGACAAGCTCTTCCGTCTGATTTCTTCCCATATGGAAGCTTTTCAGGAAGACCGGGAGATGGCGGTGGTTTTTCAGGCGGAAACCCGGAAGATTCATGCCATGGCCTGCCATGTGAATGATATTTCAGCAAGGTACAGGGATCTGATCGCAGAGATCATTGAGGATGGGCAGGCCGAGGGAATTATCCGTAAAGATCTTTATATTGCCCTGGTTAAACGCTTTATTCTGGGGGCCGTGGATGAGGTTGTAAATACCTGGGTTCTGGCCGAAGGAAAGTATGATCTGGTCAGCATGGCAGAACCCCTTGTGGATTTATTTCTGCGGGGGATAGGCAGCGCTTCTGAAGAGTGA